One genomic window of Gossypium hirsutum isolate 1008001.06 chromosome D11, Gossypium_hirsutum_v2.1, whole genome shotgun sequence includes the following:
- the LOC107940444 gene encoding uncharacterized protein isoform X1 produces the protein MEEDAINFIIGRMISDIRLEIELLLNIKSDLDHLRNTMSAMEAVLRGAGERSATSNFTVRLKNPEDEEQPVTDYSFQRWLKVKKNLEIMPIDSSRTAFPEVRRSRMKMMEKMGYGMAKPEHQSMSNGSKKRFMNFVYDDFLRLEAERKKKQRDIRNWRQKRAKFYDDPTERGINNNGKITNWRCKWQRVVEMLLSVPKATNVGKTKASQQVLCHRNQMKMQWPIQSDPLVIIHVIQETDLNCNDAVLAEAKAERRLDRQRSEDFKEKARQLSYPKIFFPPPCKVKVTATDDKTREGVQSKFCDLENQIYDKGDYRVGCKDFPGLEQELKKTSWGKIPDYLESIAIQIEKDRGKTTDIFHIPTQVLLCAAIREMKDFSVGDLDLGTLKKWSATLNYAKKYGFQVGFADNLLKKNLLAYFAIQCLPKSIKI, from the exons ATGGAGGAAGACGCGATCAATTTCATCATAGGCAGAATGATCTCCGATATTCGCCTTGAAATTGAACTGTTGTTGAATATTAAAAGTGACCTCGACCACCTCAGAAACACAATGTCTGCAATGGAAGCTGTGCTTCGAGGCGCCGGAGAGCGATCTGCGACCAGCAATTTCACAGTTCGGCTTAAAAATCCGGAGGATGAAGAGCAACCCGTGACCGACTATTCTTTCCAACGATGgcttaaagtgaaaaaaaatttagaaatcatGCCCATTGATTCGTCAAGAACAGCTTTTCCAGAAGTTCGTCGGAGTAGGATGAAGATGATGGAAAAG ATGGGTTATGGCATGGCAAAACCGGAGCATCAGTCTATGTCGAATGGAAGCAAGAAAAGATTTATGAATTTTGTTTACGATGACTTCTTGAGACTAGAAGCAGAACGAAAAAAGAAACAGAGGGATATCCGGAACTGGAGACAAAAAAGAGCGAAATTTTACGATGATCCAACTGAAAGAGGGATAAATAAC AATGGTAAGATAACAAATTGGAGATGCAAGTGGCAACGCGTGGTGGAGATGCTGCTGAGCGTGCCGAAAGCCACTAACGTCGGGAAAACGAAAGCTTCTCAACAAGTTCTCTGCCATCGCAACCAAATGAAAATGCAATGGCCAATACAATCTGATCCCCTAGTGATTATCCATGTGATCCAAGAAACTGACCTCAACTGCAACGATGCTGTATTAGCAGAAGCTAAGGCGGAGCGGCGACTTGATCGACAACGATCAGAG GACTTTAAAGAAAAAGCAAGGCAACTTAGTTATCCAAAG ATTTTTTTCCCACCTCCATGCAAGGTAAAAGTTACTGCAACTGATGATAAAACTCGTGAAGGAGTACAATCTAAATTCTGTGATTTGGAGAACCAAATTTATGACAAAGGCGACTACAGAGTGGGATGCAAAGATTTTCCAGGCTTGGAACAGGAATTAAAGAAAACGAGTTGGGGGAAAATTCCAGACTACCTCGAATCTATTGCAATCCAAATCGAAAAAGATCGTGGAAAAACTACTGATATTTTTCATATCCCCACTCAAGTTCTGCTCTGCGCTGCTATCAGAGAGATGAAAGATTTTTCGGTTGGGGATTTGGATTTGGGTACCTTGAAAAAGTGGAGCGCGACACTTAATTACGCTAAGAAATATGGTTTTCAAGTGGGATTTGCTGATAATCTGTTGAAGAAGAATTTGCTTGCCTATTTTGCAATTCAATGTCTGCCCAAATCGATAAAAATATAG
- the LOC107940444 gene encoding uncharacterized protein isoform X2, with translation MEEDAINFIIGRMISDIRLEIELLLNIKSDLDHLRNTMSAMEAVLRGAGERSATSNFTVRLKNPEDEEQPVTDYSFQRWLKVKKNLEIMPIDSSRTAFPEVRRSRMKMMEKMGYGMAKPEHQSMSNGSKKRFMNFVYDDFLRLEAERKKKQRDIRNWRQKRAKFYDDPTERGINNNGKITNWRCKWQRVVEMLLSVPKATNVGKTKASQQVLCHRNQMKMQWPIQSDPLVIIHVIQETDLNCNDAVLAEAKAERRLDRQRSEIFFPPPCKVKVTATDDKTREGVQSKFCDLENQIYDKGDYRVGCKDFPGLEQELKKTSWGKIPDYLESIAIQIEKDRGKTTDIFHIPTQVLLCAAIREMKDFSVGDLDLGTLKKWSATLNYAKKYGFQVGFADNLLKKNLLAYFAIQCLPKSIKI, from the exons ATGGAGGAAGACGCGATCAATTTCATCATAGGCAGAATGATCTCCGATATTCGCCTTGAAATTGAACTGTTGTTGAATATTAAAAGTGACCTCGACCACCTCAGAAACACAATGTCTGCAATGGAAGCTGTGCTTCGAGGCGCCGGAGAGCGATCTGCGACCAGCAATTTCACAGTTCGGCTTAAAAATCCGGAGGATGAAGAGCAACCCGTGACCGACTATTCTTTCCAACGATGgcttaaagtgaaaaaaaatttagaaatcatGCCCATTGATTCGTCAAGAACAGCTTTTCCAGAAGTTCGTCGGAGTAGGATGAAGATGATGGAAAAG ATGGGTTATGGCATGGCAAAACCGGAGCATCAGTCTATGTCGAATGGAAGCAAGAAAAGATTTATGAATTTTGTTTACGATGACTTCTTGAGACTAGAAGCAGAACGAAAAAAGAAACAGAGGGATATCCGGAACTGGAGACAAAAAAGAGCGAAATTTTACGATGATCCAACTGAAAGAGGGATAAATAAC AATGGTAAGATAACAAATTGGAGATGCAAGTGGCAACGCGTGGTGGAGATGCTGCTGAGCGTGCCGAAAGCCACTAACGTCGGGAAAACGAAAGCTTCTCAACAAGTTCTCTGCCATCGCAACCAAATGAAAATGCAATGGCCAATACAATCTGATCCCCTAGTGATTATCCATGTGATCCAAGAAACTGACCTCAACTGCAACGATGCTGTATTAGCAGAAGCTAAGGCGGAGCGGCGACTTGATCGACAACGATCAGAG ATTTTTTTCCCACCTCCATGCAAGGTAAAAGTTACTGCAACTGATGATAAAACTCGTGAAGGAGTACAATCTAAATTCTGTGATTTGGAGAACCAAATTTATGACAAAGGCGACTACAGAGTGGGATGCAAAGATTTTCCAGGCTTGGAACAGGAATTAAAGAAAACGAGTTGGGGGAAAATTCCAGACTACCTCGAATCTATTGCAATCCAAATCGAAAAAGATCGTGGAAAAACTACTGATATTTTTCATATCCCCACTCAAGTTCTGCTCTGCGCTGCTATCAGAGAGATGAAAGATTTTTCGGTTGGGGATTTGGATTTGGGTACCTTGAAAAAGTGGAGCGCGACACTTAATTACGCTAAGAAATATGGTTTTCAAGTGGGATTTGCTGATAATCTGTTGAAGAAGAATTTGCTTGCCTATTTTGCAATTCAATGTCTGCCCAAATCGATAAAAATATAG